A window of Coraliomargarita sinensis contains these coding sequences:
- a CDS encoding LysM peptidoglycan-binding domain-containing protein, whose product MNKQIRNIAIVLPTVLSMISCGTTDFSSSRAKKEAKEEAFVETPLHEGVYRSVPNAGVPSRSHPNVHFGPFLKPDPNLDHSTDAEYPKKGIVYHVTDDDTLASIASAQNSRISWIIQANRLQNPYSLKEGEPIFVPLENQSPTSRSRTTR is encoded by the coding sequence ATGAATAAACAAATCCGGAACATTGCTATAGTTCTGCCGACGGTCTTATCTATGATCTCATGCGGAACCACTGACTTTTCTTCCAGCAGGGCAAAAAAAGAAGCAAAGGAGGAGGCCTTTGTCGAAACACCTCTACATGAGGGGGTTTATCGATCAGTTCCAAACGCAGGCGTTCCCTCTAGATCACATCCCAATGTTCATTTCGGGCCTTTTTTAAAACCTGATCCGAATTTGGACCACTCAACTGACGCTGAATATCCCAAAAAGGGCATCGTGTATCACGTCACTGATGATGACACATTAGCTTCGATCGCCAGCGCACAAAATTCAAGGATATCCTGGATTATACAGGCGAATCGATTACAGAACCCATATTCCTTGAAAGAGGGTGAGCCTATTTTTGTTCCATTAGAAAATCAAAGTCCAACCAGTCGGAGCAGGACAACCCGATAA